Proteins encoded in a region of the Wolbachia endosymbiont (group A) of Anomoia purmunda genome:
- a CDS encoding zinc ribbon domain-containing protein, translated as MLPTAVREGLGLLQGLLICGCCGCRLSIRYKGKNGILTVYECNWKKKWGADSKSCFSVYGNPLDKAIVKRVLEVMEPAQIEVAVKAFEELEQRGHMLDRQWQMQIKRADYEVQLAQRRYEEVDPSNRLVAGTLEKRWNEALIALEEAQNQYDEYKKKDVLVATKQQKEQVLALAQDLPRLWNAESTSARDRKRILRLLIKDITVEKLRNEQKAVLHIRWQTNATEDLEVQLPKKSYDRWRHSEDIVNRIRQLSTTMTDVQIINLLNQEGLTTNKGNPFTVKSIKWIRFKHKIPALCNQKSEEELSVKQVAEKFNVSHYVVRYWIEHKFINVRRIGPKFWISISPEQELELKKRVENSSKIAIARLKSQKQIEGGVL; from the coding sequence ATGCTACCTACGGCAGTACGAGAAGGATTAGGATTATTGCAGGGGTTATTAATTTGTGGTTGTTGTGGTTGCCGCCTTAGTATAAGGTATAAAGGAAAAAATGGTATTCTTACTGTCTATGAATGTAATTGGAAAAAGAAGTGGGGAGCAGATAGTAAAAGCTGTTTTTCTGTTTATGGAAATCCTTTGGATAAAGCTATTGTAAAAAGAGTATTAGAAGTCATGGAACCTGCGCAAATTGAGGTTGCCGTAAAAGCATTTGAAGAACTGGAACAACGAGGTCACATGCTAGATAGACAATGGCAAATGCAAATAAAAAGAGCAGATTATGAAGTACAATTAGCACAGAGACGTTATGAAGAAGTAGATCCATCGAATCGCCTGGTAGCTGGAACTTTAGAAAAGCGTTGGAACGAAGCTCTAATAGCATTAGAAGAAGCACAGAATCAATATGATGAATATAAGAAAAAGGACGTACTTGTAGCTACAAAACAACAAAAAGAGCAAGTGTTGGCACTAGCTCAAGACTTACCACGCTTATGGAATGCAGAGTCAACGAGTGCAAGAGATCGAAAGCGTATTTTACGACTTCTAATCAAAGATATCACTGTTGAAAAACTACGTAATGAACAAAAAGCAGTGCTACATATACGTTGGCAAACAAATGCTACAGAGGACTTAGAAGTACAATTACCAAAAAAATCTTATGACAGATGGCGGCATTCAGAGGATATAGTTAATCGGATAAGACAGCTATCAACAACAATGACTGATGTGCAAATTATTAATCTATTAAACCAAGAGGGACTTACAACAAATAAAGGCAATCCATTTACTGTAAAAAGTATAAAATGGATTCGATTTAAACATAAGATTCCAGCACTATGTAATCAAAAATCTGAAGAAGAGTTATCAGTGAAGCAAGTTGCAGAAAAATTCAATGTTAGTCATTACGTAGTACGTTATTGGATTGAACATAAGTTTATTAATGTACGGCGTATTGGTCCAAAATTCTGGATATCCATCAGTCCAGAACAAGAACTAGAGTTAAAAAAGCGTGTTGAGAACTCTTCTAAAATAGCAATTGCAAGATTAAAATCACAAAAACAAATTGAAGGAGGTGTATTATGA